The genomic segment ATCGAATTAATCGGTTAACCCAACTCTAGTAGATATGTAATTACAACATAATGTGTATGTTAATTACTACCTTCCATACGGTTTCGATAGAGTTGCAGTCCNTTATACAACTTAATGGTTTCCAAAAAAGGTAGAAAAATTGGCGATAGCATCTTTGGCAGCGCAATTACGAGCAGTTTCCTTTTTGATACGATGGTCTCCACGTCCAACCAATTTATCCTGAATATAGAAACaatattctttattttctttccatGTGTCTTTGGCCTCCAACTTTAAGTTCCTCTTCTGACACATCTCATAGAGTTCTGTCACTGGGTGGATCTCCAATTTGTCCAAATGTATTATTGGTTCGAGCAATGGTTTTATCACCTATATATCCAAAAATTCATCGAATTAATCGGTTAACCCAACTCTAGTAGATATGTAATTACAACATAATGTGTATGTTAATTACTACCTTCCATACGGTTTCGATAGAGTTGCAGTCCATGAAAAGAGCTCCAATTGTAGATTCTACGATGTTTGCTAGAGATTTAGGAACTTTCACAAGACCACGCGAGTGTAATGTTGGATGTTTCTCTATCGCTTCCACAAATTCTAGTATCTGCATGCATTAATCCGATAGATAACACAAACCAATATGAATAaattgtaaactatatataacataataattcaaagaagtaaaagaaagactattttgagttttttttgacATAGTAGAGAAATGTAACAGGATCAGAAAttaattgaatttgatattaataaaagTCATATATATTGACATATATAAGACAATTTGTCTTGCctataaacaaaagtaacgTGAGCTTCTATGAAATGTTTTATcccttttcatatttttgtttactcATTCAATCAACCATATTGTACTTAGACATGATCGAAGATAATAAATGGAAAGTTAGATGATTTTACAAATTAAGGCTTTTAAAGATGATATTGACTAGGGTTTTAAGAAAGTAACTTACTTGGTTATCAAGCAAAGCTTTCTTATGACGGAGGCAGCGATGGAGATTGTGTTTTACAGCGACTCGAGCCAATTTCTCGGTGTCAACGTTGACGGCTCGGAGATTGGTCAACGAACCAGGCGACTCTCTAgggtataaattaaaaatatatatcgttACAATCGTGTTTAGGATCGTATCTCCTATAAATTCTAGGCGTTCATTGGAAAAGTCTTCGTCGCAACTAGTGTCGGTGAAAGCTTCTAACAACAAACTCTTGTCTTTGAACTTGTAATTTAAGATCTTCTCCACCATCTCCAGAGGCTGGTCTGGATCGGTTGAGGTTAGGGGTCCTGATCCGTTGGTTTTGGTGTTGTCTAAGCTGATCAAGTTCGACTGTAATGATTCAACGTCTGCGTTTGAGACTTGCGATTCCATAGGGACAAGAGAGGAGGAAGGATATGTCTTTTTCTAAGTTTCTGCTGTGTTAATTTGTCTCTTGTGCTTCTTGGTCTCCGGTTATGATATTGTTTTTATACACGTCTTCTTTACTATATTtgctatgattttttttttttaatattgttataGTTGTCATTATTTTATTGTGaggaaaatcaaaatcattgaaTTTATTTCAGTTATTAAATATAGAAGattctcattaattttaaaaattatttttatgattgtttAGACTTAAAGCAAGAATAGGTCATATTC from the Camelina sativa cultivar DH55 chromosome 12, Cs, whole genome shotgun sequence genome contains:
- the LOC104733626 gene encoding ribonuclease 3-like protein 3, with the protein product MESQVSNADVESLQSNLISLDNTKTNGSGPLTSTDPDQPLEMVEKILNYKFKDKSLLLEAFTDTSCDEDFSNERLEFIGDTILNTIVTIYIFNLYPRESPGSLTNLRAVNVDTEKLARVAVKHNLHRCLRHKKALLDNQILEFVEAIEKHPTLHSRGLVKVPKSLANIVESTIGALFMDCNSIETVWKVIKPLLEPIIHLDKLEIHPVTELYEMCQKRNLKLEAKDTWKENKEYCFYIQDKLVGRGDHRIKKETARNCAAKDAIANFSTFFGNH